A genomic segment from Thermotoga sp. encodes:
- a CDS encoding DUF58 domain-containing protein: protein MKVRKKVLVLLTLASISGWVLTQNNMLFLLVLFTVTRWIDLFFTLKTFSKLNVKRHITKTRLFIDEKVEMVYRISCEKGIRLHLKLEPSLSSVRFFGKDTEKIVIEPYSSREVKFVFSFGTRGRKVLKDFSVTAEDPFMTFSMERVFEVEDEVIVFPKYAPVEFHKEVLKDLLPGRRSPQRLLEDNTMLKGLRDYNGEPMNRIHWKVSAKYGKLLVKEHDHTALGKVKIFLDLNLPKDADLGEVWKELRRHYEEEAVELIASVVKELKEHHTPVELTVIGERIWKRDNSGKDWVEDFELLATVRGTDLPSVDIKTVLASQLFDPRDSVLIVCIHLTEKELPVLLRVRSQVSKLIVFVIPYGLRDPGTKPFRSFLLMRRDLMDLLEKTRLLEENHVIVRGVKENMTLQEVIDSVP, encoded by the coding sequence ATGAAGGTGAGAAAAAAAGTTCTCGTGCTGCTTACCCTTGCTTCGATTTCCGGATGGGTTCTCACTCAGAACAACATGCTTTTTCTTCTCGTTCTTTTCACTGTGACGAGGTGGATCGATCTCTTTTTCACGCTGAAGACGTTTTCGAAATTAAATGTGAAACGTCACATCACAAAGACAAGACTTTTCATAGATGAAAAGGTGGAGATGGTCTACAGAATTTCCTGTGAGAAAGGAATACGACTGCATCTGAAATTGGAGCCCAGTCTCTCCTCTGTCAGATTTTTCGGAAAAGACACAGAGAAAATAGTGATCGAACCTTATTCATCCAGGGAGGTGAAATTTGTCTTTTCTTTTGGGACAAGAGGAAGGAAGGTTCTTAAGGATTTTTCCGTCACAGCAGAAGACCCGTTCATGACGTTTTCTATGGAGAGGGTTTTTGAAGTTGAAGATGAGGTGATCGTTTTTCCAAAGTATGCGCCAGTTGAATTCCACAAAGAAGTGCTGAAAGATCTTCTTCCTGGGAGGAGGAGTCCTCAAAGGCTCCTTGAAGACAACACGATGCTGAAAGGACTCAGAGATTACAATGGTGAGCCGATGAACAGGATACACTGGAAAGTCTCCGCAAAGTACGGAAAATTGCTTGTGAAAGAGCATGACCACACTGCTCTTGGAAAGGTGAAGATCTTTCTCGATCTCAACCTTCCCAAAGATGCTGATCTTGGGGAGGTCTGGAAAGAGCTCAGAAGACACTACGAGGAGGAAGCGGTGGAACTCATTGCAAGCGTGGTGAAAGAACTGAAAGAACACCATACCCCGGTGGAACTGACTGTCATTGGAGAAAGAATCTGGAAGAGAGATAATTCAGGAAAAGACTGGGTGGAGGATTTCGAACTCCTTGCCACTGTGAGGGGAACAGATCTTCCTTCTGTAGACATAAAAACTGTTCTGGCGTCGCAATTGTTTGATCCAAGAGACTCCGTCCTGATTGTATGTATTCACCTGACGGAGAAAGAACTTCCGGTGCTTCTCAGAGTAAGGTCACAGGTATCGAAGCTGATCGTCTTCGTCATACCTTACGGTCTGAGAGATCCTGGTACGAAACCGTTTAGAAGTTTTCTCCTCATGAGAAGAGACCTGATGGACCTTCTTGAGAAGACAAGGCTTCTCGAAGAAAACCACGTGATCGTAAGAGGAGTAAAAGAAAACATGACCCTCCAGGAGGTCATCGATAGTGTTCCTTGA
- a CDS encoding MoxR family ATPase: protein MREKIEKIVSNVERVIKGKREVIKAVVASLLAKGHVLMEDVPGVGKTMLARALAISLGVDFKRVQFTPDLLPTDLTGLYIYDRKKEVFIFKRGPIFTDILLADEINRATPRTQSALLEAMAEGQVTVDGITHKLSEKFFVIATQNPIEYEGTFPLPEAQLDRFMICVKMGYPDEKAEMEILTSQEKEHPIEDLEPVVNPGELVELQKKVRNVLVSDEVKRYIVDIANATRNHPSLLLGMSPRGSLALMHYSMALAFMEERDYVLPDDVKRAAAYVISHRVIQSAESRLKRERKEDIVKEILDHVKVIT, encoded by the coding sequence GTGAGAGAAAAGATCGAAAAGATAGTTTCGAACGTCGAAAGAGTTATAAAGGGAAAGAGAGAAGTGATAAAAGCGGTTGTCGCATCGCTCCTTGCAAAAGGTCACGTTCTCATGGAAGATGTTCCTGGTGTTGGGAAAACCATGCTCGCAAGAGCCCTCGCGATATCACTGGGTGTTGATTTCAAACGCGTTCAGTTCACGCCCGATCTTCTTCCAACGGACCTCACCGGGCTGTACATCTACGACAGGAAGAAAGAGGTCTTCATTTTCAAAAGAGGTCCCATATTCACCGACATTCTTCTGGCAGATGAGATAAACAGGGCAACTCCAAGGACCCAGTCTGCCCTTCTTGAGGCGATGGCAGAGGGTCAGGTAACTGTGGATGGAATCACTCACAAACTTTCTGAGAAGTTCTTCGTTATTGCCACGCAGAACCCAATCGAGTACGAAGGGACTTTCCCCCTCCCTGAAGCCCAGCTGGACAGGTTCATGATCTGTGTGAAGATGGGATATCCTGACGAAAAAGCAGAAATGGAAATACTTACCTCTCAGGAAAAGGAACATCCCATAGAAGATCTCGAGCCCGTTGTAAATCCTGGTGAACTTGTAGAACTTCAAAAGAAAGTCAGAAACGTTCTGGTGAGTGATGAAGTGAAGAGGTACATTGTTGACATAGCGAACGCAACGCGAAACCACCCGAGTCTCCTTCTTGGAATGAGCCCAAGAGGAAGCCTCGCTCTCATGCATTACTCGATGGCACTCGCCTTCATGGAGGAAAGAGACTACGTTCTTCCAGATGATGTGAAGAGAGCAGCTGCGTATGTGATATCACACAGAGTGATTCAGTCTGCTGAGTCCAGGCTCAAGAGAGAAAGGAAGGAAGACATAGTGAAGGAGATACTTGATCACGTGAAGGTGATCACATGA